A genomic window from Streptomyces sp. NBC_00234 includes:
- a CDS encoding ABC transporter substrate-binding protein has translation MKYRIAAASTAAVLAATALLSGCGSTEADDDTPAASGPADLTYWAWAPGLDKVADIWNAGEGKKAGIKVTVKKQASGDDLVTKIITAAKAHKAPDLVQAEYQALPTLVSNDVLADISKEAGDVEDEFAAGIWQQATLGSDALYALPQDSGPLMFYYRQDLFKQYGLSVPTTWDEFAETARALKKKAPDKDLTTFSSNDSGLFAGLSQQAGAQWWTTGGDKWKVAIDDPATRKVADFWGGLVEEGAIDNQPMYTPAWNKALNTGKQVAWVSAVWAPGTLTTAAPDTKGKWAMAPLPQWTAGQNATGSWGGSSTAVTNDSKHKEAAATFAKWLNTDPTALTALVKESGIYPAATAAQTGGALSQAPGFFPNQPDFYATAAEIAKGTAPAAWGPNVNVAYTAFKDNFARAAKEKSGFGDALTAMQDATVADLKKQGFGVSE, from the coding sequence ATGAAGTACCGCATCGCCGCGGCGTCCACGGCCGCCGTGCTCGCCGCCACCGCTCTGCTCTCGGGCTGCGGCTCGACGGAGGCGGACGACGACACTCCGGCCGCGTCCGGCCCGGCCGACCTGACCTACTGGGCGTGGGCGCCCGGCCTGGACAAGGTCGCGGACATCTGGAACGCGGGCGAGGGCAAGAAGGCCGGCATCAAGGTCACGGTGAAGAAGCAGGCGTCGGGCGACGACCTGGTCACCAAGATCATCACGGCGGCCAAGGCGCACAAGGCCCCCGACCTGGTCCAGGCCGAGTACCAGGCGCTCCCCACCCTGGTCTCCAACGACGTGCTGGCCGACATATCCAAGGAGGCCGGTGACGTCGAGGACGAGTTCGCCGCGGGCATCTGGCAGCAGGCGACGCTGGGCTCGGACGCCCTGTACGCGCTGCCGCAGGACTCGGGCCCGCTGATGTTCTACTACCGCCAGGACCTGTTCAAGCAGTACGGCCTGTCCGTGCCGACCACCTGGGACGAGTTCGCCGAGACGGCCCGCGCCCTGAAGAAGAAGGCTCCGGACAAGGACCTCACCACCTTCTCGTCCAACGACTCCGGCCTCTTCGCCGGACTCTCCCAGCAGGCCGGCGCCCAGTGGTGGACCACCGGCGGCGACAAGTGGAAGGTCGCGATCGACGACCCGGCCACGCGGAAGGTCGCCGACTTCTGGGGCGGACTGGTCGAGGAGGGCGCCATCGACAACCAGCCGATGTACACCCCGGCCTGGAACAAGGCGCTCAACACCGGCAAGCAAGTCGCCTGGGTCAGCGCGGTCTGGGCACCCGGCACCCTGACCACGGCCGCCCCCGACACCAAGGGCAAGTGGGCCATGGCCCCGCTCCCCCAGTGGACGGCCGGACAGAACGCGACGGGCAGCTGGGGCGGCTCCTCCACCGCCGTCACCAACGACTCGAAGCACAAGGAAGCCGCCGCGACCTTCGCGAAGTGGCTGAACACCGACCCGACGGCCCTCACCGCCCTGGTGAAGGAGAGCGGCATCTACCCGGCCGCCACGGCCGCGCAGACCGGCGGCGCGCTCTCCCAGGCGCCCGGCTTCTTCCCCAACCAGCCGGACTTCTACGCCACGGCCGCCGAGATCGCCAAGGGCACCGCCCCGGCCGCGTGGGGCCCGAACGTGAACGTCGCGTACACCGCCTTCAAGGACAACTTCGCCCGGGCCGCCAAGGAGAAGTCCGGCTTCGGGGACGCCCTGACCGCCATGCAGGACGCGACCGTCGCCGACCTCAAGAAGCAGGGCTTCGGAGTCTCCGAGTGA
- a CDS encoding carbohydrate ABC transporter permease, which translates to MTRARRRTPYGVKSAPYAFLIPATLLFLLFFALPIGYALYLSFRRTEVSGLGLGKGARTEIWAGLTNYTDALTDSELLHGALRILGYGVIVVPVMLGLALLFALLLDTERIRLQGFSRLAIFLPYAIPGVVAALMWGFLYLPDVSPFYYLLDKAGLPQPDLLDGGPLYLALANIAVWGGTGFNMIVIYTSLRAIPVEVFEAARLDGCSQLQIALRIKIPMVAPSLVLTFFFSIIATLQVFSEPTTLKPLTNSLSTTWSPLMKVYQDAFVNNDIYAAAAQAVIIAVATLALSFGFLRAANSRTKQGDSR; encoded by the coding sequence GTGACACGCGCACGCCGCAGGACGCCGTACGGGGTCAAGAGCGCCCCGTACGCGTTCCTGATCCCCGCCACCCTGCTCTTCCTGCTCTTCTTCGCCCTCCCCATCGGCTACGCGCTCTACCTCAGCTTCCGCAGGACCGAGGTCTCCGGCCTCGGTCTGGGCAAGGGCGCACGCACGGAGATCTGGGCCGGCCTCACCAACTACACCGACGCGCTCACCGACTCCGAGCTGCTGCACGGAGCGCTGCGCATCCTCGGGTACGGCGTGATCGTCGTCCCCGTGATGCTGGGCCTCGCCCTGCTGTTCGCGCTGCTCCTGGACACCGAGCGGATCCGCCTCCAGGGGTTCTCGCGGCTGGCGATCTTCCTCCCCTACGCGATTCCGGGCGTCGTCGCCGCGCTGATGTGGGGCTTCCTGTACCTGCCGGACGTCAGCCCGTTCTACTACCTGCTGGACAAGGCGGGGCTGCCGCAGCCCGATCTGCTCGACGGCGGGCCGCTGTATCTCGCCCTGGCCAACATCGCGGTCTGGGGCGGCACCGGCTTCAACATGATCGTGATCTACACCTCGCTGCGGGCGATCCCCGTCGAGGTGTTCGAGGCGGCGCGTCTCGACGGCTGCTCGCAGCTGCAGATCGCGCTCCGGATCAAGATCCCGATGGTGGCGCCCTCCCTGGTGCTGACGTTCTTCTTCTCGATCATCGCCACGCTCCAGGTGTTCAGCGAGCCGACGACCCTGAAGCCGCTGACCAACTCGCTCTCCACCACCTGGAGTCCGCTGATGAAGGTCTACCAGGACGCCTTCGTCAACAACGACATCTACGCGGCGGCGGCGCAGGCCGTCATCATCGCCGTGGCCACCCTGGCCCTTTCCTTCGGCTTCCTCCGTGCAGCCAACTCCCGTACGAAGCAGGGAGATTCCCGATGA
- a CDS encoding carbohydrate ABC transporter permease, with the protein MSDLATRRIDKAAPAAGTTPGTAQGPPVRRRPALVPTAVLLIGAAYCLLPVVWILVASTKSGSELFSTFTFLPGTGLADNVADLSAYRDGVYWKWMANSAFYTGAGALLSTAVSAITGYALAVYRFRGRESIFNVLMAGVLMPPVILAVPQYLLLAKADMTDSYLSVLLPVILSPYGVYLARIYASAAVPADVIEAGRMDGGGEWRIFRTIALPMMLPGLVTVFLFQFVAVWNNFLLPYIMLGDDEKFPVTLGLFTLLQQGASTPALYTLVITGALLAIIPLIALFLVIQRFWSLDLLSGAVKS; encoded by the coding sequence ATGAGTGACCTGGCCACCCGGCGCATCGACAAGGCGGCGCCCGCCGCCGGAACCACCCCCGGCACCGCCCAGGGCCCGCCGGTCCGGCGCCGCCCCGCCCTCGTCCCCACGGCCGTGCTACTGATCGGAGCCGCCTACTGCCTGCTGCCCGTCGTCTGGATCCTCGTCGCCTCCACGAAGTCCGGCAGCGAGCTCTTCTCCACGTTCACCTTCCTGCCGGGCACCGGCCTCGCCGACAACGTCGCCGATCTGTCGGCGTACCGGGACGGCGTGTACTGGAAGTGGATGGCCAACTCGGCCTTCTACACGGGGGCCGGCGCCCTGCTCTCCACTGCCGTGTCCGCGATCACGGGCTACGCCCTGGCCGTGTACCGCTTCCGGGGGCGCGAGAGCATCTTCAACGTCCTGATGGCCGGTGTGCTGATGCCGCCGGTGATCCTCGCCGTGCCGCAGTACCTGCTGCTGGCGAAGGCCGACATGACCGACTCCTACCTCTCGGTCCTGCTGCCGGTGATCCTGTCGCCCTACGGCGTCTACCTCGCCCGGATCTACGCGAGCGCCGCGGTGCCCGCCGATGTGATCGAGGCGGGGCGCATGGACGGCGGCGGCGAATGGCGGATCTTCCGCACCATCGCACTGCCGATGATGCTGCCGGGTCTGGTGACCGTGTTCCTGTTCCAGTTCGTCGCGGTCTGGAACAACTTCCTGCTCCCGTACATCATGCTCGGCGACGACGAGAAGTTCCCGGTCACGCTCGGGCTCTTCACCCTGCTCCAGCAGGGGGCGAGCACCCCTGCCCTCTATACGCTGGTGATCACGGGAGCACTACTGGCGATCATTCCGCTGATCGCGCTGTTCCTGGTCATCCAGCGCTTCTGGAGCCTCGACCTGCTCTCCGGCGCCGTAAAGTCCTGA
- a CDS encoding LacI family DNA-binding transcriptional regulator: protein MSRSEQSGRTSRSGQSAQSGTGRRRPPTIHDVAREAGVSRGTVSRVLNGGHNVSPAALDAVNAAIRKTGYTVNRHARSLITGRSDSVAFLLTEPQERFFEDPNFNVLLRGCTTALAAHDIPLLLMIAGTEAERRRNMRYIAGHVDGVLLVSSHSGDPVTAQLHEAGVPLVACGKPLGQGSKVSYVAAADRDGARDMVRFLYESGRRRIGTVSGPLDTPGGVERLAGYREMIAECGLPADDSLIVPGDYSRAGGQAAASLLLERAPDLDAVFVASDLMAQGVLAALEKAGRRVPQDVAVGGFDDSPAALASRPALTTIRQPWDRISAEMVRVLLARIGGEDPAAVILPTELVRRESA from the coding sequence ATGAGCCGCTCAGAACAGTCCGGCCGGACCAGCCGCTCCGGACAGTCCGCACAGTCCGGTACGGGACGCCGCCGGCCTCCGACGATCCACGACGTGGCGCGCGAGGCCGGCGTCTCCCGGGGAACGGTCTCGCGGGTGCTCAACGGCGGTCACAACGTCAGCCCGGCCGCCCTGGACGCGGTCAACGCCGCGATCCGGAAGACCGGGTACACGGTGAACCGGCATGCCCGCTCGCTGATCACCGGCCGGTCCGACTCGGTGGCGTTCCTGCTGACCGAGCCCCAGGAACGGTTCTTCGAGGACCCGAACTTCAACGTGCTGCTGCGCGGCTGCACCACCGCGCTGGCCGCGCACGACATTCCGCTGCTGCTGATGATCGCGGGCACGGAGGCGGAACGCCGCAGGAACATGCGGTACATCGCCGGTCATGTGGACGGGGTGCTGCTGGTCTCCAGCCACTCCGGCGACCCGGTGACCGCGCAGCTCCATGAGGCCGGAGTGCCGCTGGTGGCCTGCGGGAAGCCGCTCGGGCAGGGTTCGAAGGTCAGCTACGTGGCGGCGGCCGACCGCGACGGCGCCCGCGACATGGTGCGGTTCCTGTACGAGTCGGGGCGCCGCCGCATCGGTACGGTGAGCGGCCCCCTGGACACCCCGGGCGGGGTGGAACGGCTCGCGGGCTACCGCGAGATGATCGCCGAGTGCGGTCTGCCGGCCGACGACTCGCTGATCGTCCCGGGCGACTACAGCCGGGCCGGCGGCCAGGCCGCCGCCTCGCTGCTCCTGGAACGGGCCCCCGACCTGGACGCGGTGTTCGTGGCGTCCGACCTGATGGCGCAGGGGGTGCTCGCCGCACTGGAGAAGGCGGGGCGGCGGGTGCCGCAGGACGTCGCGGTCGGCGGCTTCGACGACTCCCCCGCGGCCCTCGCCTCCCGCCCCGCGCTGACGACGATCCGGCAGCCCTGGGACCGGATCAGCGCCGAGATGGTACGGGTCCTCCTCGCCCGGATAGGCGGGGAGGACCCGGCTGCCGTGATACTCCCGACCGAACTGGTGCGCCGCGAATCGGCCTAG
- a CDS encoding alkene reductase produces MTTVFDPIDLAGTQLANRIAMAPMTRSRAGEGGTATALTVEYYTQRASAGLIITEGVQPSPVGQGYPSTPGLHSSEQVASWRAVTDSVHAAGGRIFAQLMHAGRIGHPVLLPDGLVPVGPSPVAAEGQVYTHEGPKDFVEPHALTDAEIRATIADFATAARNAVEAGFDGVELHGANGYLIHQFLAPNTNLRDDAWGGSEEARIRFAVEVVKAVAAEIGPERTALRISPSNPYNGIEEPAPDAVYTALVREIEPLGLAYLHVLEGVDIRELTLALRKQFTGTFVLNALTEGPTGPEDHTVIDDGIADVISYGALFLANPDLPARLKAGGPFNTPDAATFFGGDAKGYTDYAALDA; encoded by the coding sequence ATGACCACCGTGTTCGACCCCATCGACCTTGCCGGCACGCAGCTTGCCAACCGGATCGCCATGGCGCCGATGACCCGCAGTCGGGCCGGTGAGGGCGGCACGGCCACCGCTCTCACCGTCGAGTACTACACGCAGCGCGCCTCGGCCGGGCTCATCATCACCGAGGGCGTCCAGCCCTCGCCCGTCGGTCAGGGCTACCCCTCCACGCCCGGGCTGCACAGCTCCGAGCAGGTCGCCTCCTGGCGTGCGGTCACCGACTCCGTCCACGCGGCGGGCGGCCGGATCTTCGCCCAGCTCATGCACGCCGGCCGGATCGGCCACCCGGTGCTTCTCCCGGACGGGCTGGTGCCCGTGGGGCCGTCCCCGGTCGCCGCCGAGGGGCAGGTCTACACGCACGAGGGCCCGAAGGACTTCGTGGAGCCCCACGCGCTGACCGACGCCGAGATCCGGGCCACGATCGCGGACTTCGCCACCGCCGCGCGCAACGCGGTCGAGGCCGGTTTCGACGGTGTGGAGCTGCACGGCGCCAACGGCTATCTGATCCACCAGTTCCTCGCGCCCAACACCAACCTGCGCGACGACGCCTGGGGCGGCTCGGAGGAGGCCCGCATCCGCTTCGCCGTCGAGGTGGTCAAGGCCGTGGCCGCCGAGATCGGCCCGGAGCGGACCGCGCTGCGGATCTCGCCCTCCAACCCGTACAACGGCATCGAGGAGCCCGCGCCGGACGCCGTCTACACCGCGCTGGTCCGCGAGATCGAGCCGCTCGGCCTCGCCTACCTGCACGTGCTGGAAGGCGTGGACATCCGCGAACTGACCCTCGCGCTGCGCAAGCAGTTCACCGGCACCTTCGTCCTCAACGCGCTGACCGAGGGGCCGACCGGTCCCGAGGACCACACGGTGATCGACGACGGCATCGCGGACGTCATCTCCTACGGCGCGCTGTTCCTCGCCAACCCGGACCTGCCGGCCCGGCTGAAGGCCGGCGGCCCCTTCAACACCCCCGACGCCGCAACCTTCTTCGGCGGGGACGCGAAGGGGTACACGGACTACGCGGCGCTGGACGCGTAA
- a CDS encoding MarR family winged helix-turn-helix transcriptional regulator, whose amino-acid sequence MKAGSEVSADPACTEGLLPEAARGGPVSHALSRVARLHRIAAGKLLKGAGLYPGQEHLMMHLWDSGAVRQSDLIRAMELDPSTVTKMLQRLEQTGHVRRRPDPDDRRAVLVEATDDSCALLADVRSAWATLEEHTLVGLAPAERTEFARLLAKVEENLCQETADCIDQA is encoded by the coding sequence ATGAAGGCCGGTTCCGAAGTCTCCGCAGATCCCGCCTGTACCGAGGGCCTGCTGCCCGAAGCCGCGCGCGGCGGGCCCGTCAGCCATGCCCTCTCGCGGGTCGCACGGCTGCACCGGATCGCGGCGGGCAAGCTGCTCAAGGGGGCCGGCCTCTACCCCGGCCAGGAGCATCTGATGATGCACCTGTGGGACTCCGGGGCCGTACGCCAGTCGGACCTGATCAGGGCCATGGAGCTCGACCCGTCCACGGTCACGAAGATGCTCCAGCGCCTCGAACAGACCGGGCACGTCCGGCGCCGCCCCGACCCGGACGACCGCCGGGCCGTCCTGGTCGAGGCCACGGACGACAGCTGCGCCCTGCTCGCGGACGTACGGTCCGCCTGGGCGACGCTGGAGGAGCACACGCTCGTGGGCCTGGCCCCTGCCGAGCGCACGGAGTTCGCCCGGCTGCTGGCCAAGGTCGAGGAGAACCTCTGCCAGGAGACCGCCGACTGCATCGACCAGGCTTAG
- a CDS encoding aminotransferase class V-fold PLP-dependent enzyme — protein MEISSLTRAAHAEFAPETTYLNTSTCGLLPRRTVEAVRALAEGSASGRRVGSGDSELVDAARAGFARLAGVGPDRVAVGSSVAVHVGLIAASLPSGAEILFPEGEFSSVVSPLALRGDLKVRYAPLEGLAEAVRPGTALVAFSSVQSADGRIADLDAVRTAAGAHGARTLLDASQSAGWLPLDAGAYDYTVTGAFKFLLCPRGTSFLTVTEGAQQTLPPLFAGMAAAEDPWGSTYGPVARLAPDARRFDAPPSFLSYHGAERSLALLGEVGIDAIHGHVTGLAERFRSGLAGLGHDAVPGRSAIVAVPGLGDREPDLARAGVMVSNRAGNLRAAFHLYNTEADVDRALDVLSG, from the coding sequence ATGGAGATCTCTTCGCTCACACGCGCCGCGCACGCCGAGTTCGCGCCGGAGACCACGTATCTCAACACGTCCACCTGCGGGCTGCTGCCCCGCCGCACCGTCGAGGCGGTGCGGGCACTCGCCGAGGGCAGCGCCTCGGGTCGCAGAGTCGGTTCGGGCGACTCCGAGCTCGTGGACGCGGCCAGGGCCGGCTTCGCGCGGCTGGCCGGTGTCGGACCGGACCGGGTGGCCGTCGGCAGCTCGGTCGCCGTGCACGTCGGGCTGATCGCGGCCTCGCTGCCCTCGGGGGCCGAAATCCTCTTCCCCGAGGGCGAGTTCAGCTCGGTCGTCAGCCCGCTCGCGCTCCGCGGTGACCTCAAGGTGCGCTACGCCCCGCTGGAGGGGCTGGCCGAAGCGGTGCGGCCCGGCACCGCGCTCGTCGCCTTCTCCTCGGTGCAGTCCGCCGACGGCAGGATCGCCGATCTGGACGCGGTGCGGACGGCGGCCGGCGCCCATGGCGCCCGTACGCTGCTCGACGCCTCCCAGTCCGCGGGCTGGCTTCCCCTGGACGCCGGGGCCTACGACTACACCGTCACCGGTGCCTTCAAGTTCCTGCTCTGCCCGCGGGGTACGTCGTTCCTCACCGTCACCGAGGGGGCTCAGCAGACCCTGCCGCCCCTCTTCGCCGGAATGGCCGCGGCGGAGGATCCCTGGGGCAGTACGTACGGGCCGGTCGCCCGGCTCGCGCCCGACGCCCGACGGTTCGACGCACCGCCCTCGTTCCTGTCGTACCACGGGGCCGAACGCTCCCTCGCCCTGCTGGGGGAGGTCGGCATCGACGCCATCCACGGCCACGTCACCGGGCTCGCGGAGCGGTTCCGGTCGGGCCTGGCGGGGCTGGGGCACGACGCGGTCCCGGGCCGGTCGGCGATCGTCGCCGTGCCCGGGCTCGGCGACCGGGAGCCGGATCTGGCGCGGGCCGGGGTCATGGTCTCCAACCGGGCCGGAAATCTGCGGGCGGCCTTCCACCTGTACAACACCGAGGCCGATGTGGACCGGGCGCTGGACGTCCTGAGCGGCTGA
- a CDS encoding DsbA family oxidoreductase has product MRVEIWSDIACPWCYIGKARFEKGLAEFAHRDEVEVVHRSFELDPGRAKGDTAQVIDMLAQKYGRTREEARAMEANVAANAQSEGLGYRTEGRDHGNTFDIHRLLHLAKARGRQDELLTLAYRANFAEERSVFDADVLLDLAVEAGLDKDEAGAVLADPGAYADEVRADEREASELGANGVPFFVLDRRYGISGGQPSEVFLKALEQAWKDRPVTALTAIGDDAAACGPEGACEVPQAGGTV; this is encoded by the coding sequence ATGCGCGTCGAGATCTGGAGCGACATCGCCTGCCCGTGGTGCTACATCGGGAAGGCCCGTTTCGAGAAGGGCCTGGCCGAGTTCGCACACCGTGACGAGGTCGAGGTGGTGCACCGCTCCTTCGAGCTCGACCCGGGACGGGCCAAGGGCGACACCGCGCAGGTGATCGACATGCTGGCCCAGAAGTACGGGCGTACGCGCGAGGAGGCCCGGGCCATGGAGGCCAACGTCGCGGCCAACGCGCAGTCCGAGGGGCTCGGCTACCGCACCGAGGGGCGCGACCACGGCAACACCTTCGACATCCACCGGCTGCTCCACCTGGCCAAGGCGCGCGGACGGCAGGACGAGCTGCTGACCCTCGCCTACCGGGCGAACTTCGCCGAGGAGCGCTCGGTCTTCGACGCGGACGTACTCCTGGACCTCGCCGTCGAGGCGGGGCTCGACAAGGACGAGGCCGGCGCGGTGCTCGCCGACCCCGGCGCGTACGCGGACGAGGTGCGGGCCGACGAGCGCGAGGCGTCCGAGCTGGGCGCCAACGGTGTGCCGTTCTTCGTGCTCGACCGGCGGTACGGAATCTCCGGCGGCCAGCCGTCCGAGGTGTTCCTCAAGGCGCTGGAGCAGGCATGGAAGGACCGTCCCGTCACCGCGCTCACCGCGATCGGCGACGACGCGGCGGCCTGCGGTCCCGAGGGTGCGTGCGAGGTCCCGCAGGCGGGCGGCACCGTCTGA
- a CDS encoding GNAT family N-acetyltransferase gives MIRTATPDDLDAVVRLHTEARATYYRDHLPAEEYEGAAEVGRSRDGWARAIGRSDATVLCAERDGVVAGIAAYAERDGFIYLSQLHVSPSLWRTGIGTALHTACTDAWRRAGVRTARLEVFVHNTRAQSFYARHGWIPDPEGPRGGSHLTLCLDVGNQPGRLNVEPG, from the coding sequence ATGATCAGAACCGCCACCCCGGACGACCTCGACGCCGTCGTCCGGCTGCACACCGAGGCCCGGGCCACCTACTACCGCGACCACCTTCCGGCCGAGGAGTACGAGGGGGCGGCCGAGGTCGGCCGCAGCCGGGACGGCTGGGCGCGGGCCATCGGGCGTTCCGACGCCACCGTGCTCTGTGCCGAGCGCGACGGGGTCGTCGCGGGCATCGCGGCGTACGCGGAGCGCGACGGATTCATCTATCTCTCCCAACTGCATGTCTCGCCCTCCCTGTGGCGTACGGGTATCGGCACCGCCCTCCATACCGCCTGCACCGACGCCTGGCGGCGTGCCGGAGTGCGGACGGCCCGGCTGGAGGTCTTCGTGCACAACACCCGCGCCCAGTCCTTCTACGCCCGCCACGGGTGGATCCCCGATCCGGAGGGGCCACGTGGCGGCAGTCATCTGACGCTCTGCCTGGACGTGGGGAATCAGCCGGGGCGGTTGAACGTTGAACCGGGCTAG
- a CDS encoding DMT family transporter translates to MAVLALLWGSGFLWIKIALNGGLPPLHITVIRCALGAAVLLALARAAGQRLPRDRRTWGHLLVAAFLCNALPFFLFSVGEQTVDSGVAGVLNATTPLWSMGMGLALGTERDRRPVRLAGLLLGFVGVLLIFAPWQQSGLTSWGALLLLAAAMSYAVAFVYMARHLIGRENGPLALSAAQLVAATGLTTFALPAGPAAPVDATLTAVVAVAALGVLGTGVTFHLNSRLIAEEGPTAAATVGYLLPVVSVLLGAVVLGEQLSVRVVTGLAVVLVGVGLTRGRKPGGPAGRAGAAAPRRAGSTAG, encoded by the coding sequence ATGGCTGTCCTCGCCCTGTTGTGGGGATCGGGCTTTCTCTGGATCAAGATCGCTCTGAACGGCGGCCTGCCCCCGCTCCACATCACGGTCATCCGCTGCGCGCTCGGCGCGGCCGTCCTCCTGGCGCTCGCCCGCGCGGCCGGCCAGCGTCTCCCGCGCGACCGCAGGACATGGGGTCACCTCCTCGTGGCGGCGTTCCTCTGCAACGCCCTGCCGTTCTTCCTCTTCAGCGTCGGCGAGCAGACCGTCGACTCCGGTGTGGCCGGTGTCCTCAACGCGACAACTCCCCTGTGGTCCATGGGGATGGGGCTCGCACTCGGGACGGAGCGCGACCGGCGCCCGGTCCGCCTGGCCGGCCTGCTCCTCGGCTTCGTGGGGGTGCTGCTCATCTTCGCCCCCTGGCAGCAGAGCGGTCTGACCAGCTGGGGCGCGCTGCTCCTCCTCGCCGCCGCCATGAGTTACGCCGTCGCCTTCGTCTACATGGCCCGCCACCTCATCGGCCGGGAGAACGGCCCGCTCGCGCTCTCGGCGGCCCAGCTCGTCGCCGCGACGGGCCTGACCACGTTCGCTCTGCCCGCAGGCCCCGCGGCCCCGGTGGACGCCACGCTCACCGCGGTGGTCGCCGTCGCCGCGCTGGGCGTCCTGGGCACGGGGGTCACCTTCCACCTGAACTCCCGGCTCATCGCCGAGGAGGGCCCCACAGCCGCCGCCACCGTCGGCTATCTGCTGCCGGTCGTCTCGGTACTGCTGGGGGCCGTCGTCCTCGGCGAGCAGCTGAGCGTCCGCGTGGTCACGGGCCTGGCCGTCGTGCTCGTCGGCGTCGGCCTGACGCGCGGCCGCAAGCCCGGAGGCCCGGCCGGCAGGGCCGGGGCAGCCGCACCACGACGCGCCGGATCAACCGCCGGCTGA
- a CDS encoding LysR family transcriptional regulator, with protein sequence MLDMRRMQILRAVVTSGSVTAAARNLGYTPSAVSQQMATLEKEAGIALLERTGRGVRPTDAGRLLNEYATVIGRHVAEAETALADLRAGRTGRVAVRYFATAGATLVAPALARLRREQPGVQVNLKMSDPEDPLPEVQQGRADLALVVRPRDQLPVDGIRFVHLLDDRYLAVLPEGHRLAAKPEIELTDLADEAWISSDRPGPCLDPVLDACASAGFTPGFVVESEDHATAQAFVAAGLGIALIPELGLGNRHPAVVVRTVRTPEPVRSIHAAVRESAPAGHPALRGLLDALRTAAATTTAP encoded by the coding sequence ATGCTTGATATGCGGCGCATGCAGATCCTGCGAGCGGTGGTCACGAGCGGATCGGTCACCGCCGCGGCACGGAACCTCGGCTACACCCCCTCGGCGGTCAGCCAGCAGATGGCGACGCTGGAGAAGGAGGCCGGGATCGCCCTCCTCGAACGGACCGGGCGGGGTGTGCGGCCGACGGATGCCGGACGGCTGCTCAACGAGTACGCGACCGTCATCGGCCGGCACGTCGCCGAGGCCGAGACCGCGCTGGCCGACCTGCGGGCCGGGCGCACGGGGCGGGTCGCGGTCCGCTACTTCGCCACGGCGGGGGCCACCCTGGTGGCGCCGGCGCTGGCGCGGCTCCGCCGCGAGCAGCCCGGGGTCCAGGTCAACCTGAAGATGAGCGACCCCGAGGACCCGCTGCCGGAAGTGCAGCAAGGCCGGGCCGACTTGGCCCTGGTGGTCCGGCCGCGGGACCAGCTGCCCGTCGACGGCATCCGGTTCGTGCACCTGCTCGACGACCGGTATCTCGCCGTCCTGCCCGAGGGGCACCGGCTCGCCGCGAAGCCGGAGATCGAGCTGACCGACCTCGCCGACGAGGCGTGGATCAGCAGCGACCGGCCGGGCCCCTGTCTGGACCCCGTGCTCGACGCCTGTGCCTCGGCCGGCTTCACCCCGGGCTTCGTGGTGGAGAGCGAGGACCATGCCACGGCGCAGGCGTTCGTCGCCGCCGGGCTCGGCATCGCCCTGATCCCGGAGCTGGGGCTCGGCAACCGCCACCCCGCCGTGGTCGTACGCACGGTCCGCACCCCGGAGCCGGTCAGATCGATCCACGCGGCGGTGCGGGAGTCGGCACCGGCCGGGCACCCCGCACTGCGCGGACTGCTCGACGCGCTGCGGACCGCGGCGGCCACCACGACCGCACCCTAG